Proteins co-encoded in one Aspergillus luchuensis IFO 4308 DNA, chromosome 6, nearly complete sequence genomic window:
- a CDS encoding GMC family oxidoreductase (CAZy:AA3;~COG:E;~EggNog:ENOG410PJ5E;~InterPro:IPR012132,IPR036188,IPR000172,IPR007867;~PFAM:PF05199,PF00732;~SECRETED:SignalP(1-20);~go_function: GO:0016614 - oxidoreductase activity, acting on CH-OH group of donors [Evidence IEA];~go_function: GO:0050660 - flavin adenine dinucleotide binding [Evidence IEA];~go_process: GO:0055114 - oxidation-reduction process [Evidence IEA]), translating into MSFLTTWTLVLLAIVTTALGISEDYLDDAELGVPGLDASFDYVVVGAGAGGLTLAARLAQHRYRVALVEAGDFYELKYPLAAVPGAGIIGIGSDVNSSTPVDWRFVAYNVPGANYRDLHYPRGKCLGGSTGSNMMVYQRPNREAMQRWAELVDDNSYTFDRFLPFFQRTANFTPPNNDIRHSNATAAFNLSAFDKRGEPLQVSYPDFAVPFSSWIKRGMESVGIPEIEDFNSGFLLGAQYCALTIDPHKKIRSSSEAAFKSSPIPRLMTLALYKKTMAKRILINTERRATGVEVRTGDLIYILRATREVIVSAGAFQSPQLLMVSGIGPASELKEHGIEVVVDLPGVGQNMWDHAFFGPAYRVALPTSTRIATDFLYLTEVVIQYLANRTGPLTSQGIDFLAFEKVPDEVRSQFSDETIRDLSWFPPGWPEIEYIPVALYLGDFSDPIKHQPQDGAQYASIAGALVAPTSRGNVTIISDDTDDLPIINPNWLATKTDEEVAVAIYRRNREIFQSPGMEPIIDGEEYFPGEEFQTDSEILEVIKDTLMTVYHASCTCKMGVRNDSMAVVDSQARVFGVDGLRVVDASAFPFLPPGHPQSVVYMLAEKIASDIISWD; encoded by the exons ATGTCTTTCCTTACGACCTGGACACTTGTTCTATTGGCCATTGTTACCACTGCGTTAGGAATTTCGGAAGATTATCTGGACGATGCCGAGCTAGGCGTCCCGGGGCTAGACGCCTCCTTCGACTAcgtggttgttggtgccgGGGCTGGAGGCTTAACTTTGGCAGCTCGTCTCGCACAACATAGATACAGAGTAGCTCTGGTTGAGGCGGGAGACTTCTACGAGCTCAAATATCCCTTAGCTGCGGTTCCAGGAGCTGGGATCATTGGCATAGGGAGCGATGTGAACAGCTCGACACCCGTGGATTGGCGGTTTGTCGCCTACAATGTTCCGGGAGCCAACTATCGCGACCTTCATTACCCCAGAGGCAAATGTTTGGGGGGATC GACAGGATCCAATATGATGGTCTATCAAAG GCCGAATAGAGAGGCAATGCAAAGATGGGCTGAGCTCGTGGACGACAATAGCTACACTTTTGACcgatttcttcctttcttccaacGCACGGCTAACTTCACTCCGCCCAACAATGACATACGGCATAGCAATGCCACAGCAGCGTTCAACCTGAGTGCGTTTGATAAACGGGGCGAGCCTCTGCAGGTATCCTACCCTGACTTCGCCGTACCGTTTTCGAGCTGGATAAAGCGCGGTATGGAGTCTGTAGGCATCCCGGAGATCGAGGACTTCAACAGCGGGTTCCTACTGGGCGCTCAATATTGTGCTCTAACCATCGACCCACACAAGAAGATCCGAAGTAGTTCAGAGGCCGCTTTCAAAAGCTCTCCGATACCACGCCTAATGACTCTTGCACTGTACAAGAAGACAATGGCAAAGAGAATACTCATCAACACAGAAAGGCGAGCTACCGGGGTGGAAGTAAGGACTGGGGacttgatatatatattacgaGCCACCCGGGAAGTCATAGTGTCAGCCGGGGCATTCCAGAGCCCTCAGCTCCTGATGGTATCTGGAATTGGTCCAGCTAGTGAGCTGAAAGAGCATGGTattgaggttgttgttgacctTCCCGGAGTAGGGCAAAACATGTGGGATCATGCTTTCTTCGGGCCTGCCTACCGAGTTGCGCTTCCAACAAGCACCAGGATTGCTACTGACTTTCTTTACTTGACTGAAGTAGTCATCCAGTATTTAGCAAACCGTACTGGTCCACTGACATCCCAGGGAATTGATTTCCTGGCTTTTGAGAAGGTCCCAGATGAAGTTCGGTCTCAGTTCTCCGATGAGACGATCCGGGATCTATCCTGGTTCCCTCCTGGCTGGCCTGAGATAGAG TACATTCCAGTGGCTCTATATCTTGGAGATTTCTCTGATCCTATTAAACACCAACCGCAAGATGGGGCGCAGTATGCGTCAATCGCCGGAGCATTAGTCGCACCCACATCCCGCGGAAATGTCACCATCATTTCAGACGACACAGACGACCTGCCAATAATCAATCCCAACTGGCTTGCAACCAAAACAGACGAAGAAGTGGCTGTTGCGATTTATCGAAGAAATCGCGAGATTTTCCAGAGTCCGGGGATGGAACCGATTATTGACGGGGAAGAATACTTTCCCGGGGAGGAGTTCCAGACCGATTCGGAGATTCTAGAAGTGATTAAGGACACCCTTATGACAGTCTACCATGCTTCGTGTACGTGCAAGATGGGTGTACGCAACGACTCAATGGCTGTGGTTGACAGCCAGGCACGAGTATTCGGAGTTGATGGGTTGAGAGTGGTCGATGCCAGTGCGTTCCCATTTCTGCCGCCGGGACATCCCCAATCGGTAGTTT ACATGCTTGCCGAGAAGATCGCGTCTGATATCATATCCTGGGACTGA